The following proteins come from a genomic window of Amyelois transitella isolate CPQ chromosome 24, ilAmyTran1.1, whole genome shotgun sequence:
- the LOC106135855 gene encoding sodium-dependent noradrenaline transporter-like, translating to MAGMPALGNSVSAGEFRENRDASNRSSSSGSRRGSSPNRTQVNQNINLYIHTPDVTRTRPTSYERDGYHENKVLTMASLSGSGVVTHTAPSYEEQRASPALLSRGASGTPGGRSARDDGYCSASSTPRAFDHKSTKGSVVTLSCYKKEPKIQIEEECFFNDTNKRIRANSIKAEPNDGRETWGTGADFLLSIIGFAVDLANVWRFPYLCYRNGGGAFLIPYTLMLIFGAVPLFYMELILGQYNRQGPITLWKICPLFKGVGFCAVMVAFYVSFYYNVIIGWAFYFLLSSARSELPWLHCDNSWNTEDCWDAARGNATNRTDSKYHGPLSHFTPASEFFHRAVLEMQHSEGLNDLGLPKWQLALCLGLVYVTLYLSLFKGVKSSGKVVWMTATMPYVVLSILLARGLLLPGATRGIAYYLQPELTRLKDTQVWVDAAVQIFYSVGAGFGVHLSYASYNTFHNNCYRDCLVTTLVNCFTSFFSGFVIFTYLGFMSHKQGVPISSVATEGPGLVFQVYPEAVATLPGASLWAMLFFFMLIMLGLDSGMGGLECVITGLLDQARSCGAHWLRREHFTLFVVCVSFCVACINVTPGGIYMFHLLDTYAAGISLLCSALFEAVAVSWFYGLKRFSDDVEEMLGFRPGIYWRICWKFVSPIFIIGVVVFGLLYQQPLQYQQYTYPPWAVVLGWGLACSSILMIPIVGIYKFVTTPGTCRQRIACCISPESEHEAIRGGAPVSRFTWKHWLYV from the exons ATGGCGGGCATGCCCGCGCTGGGTAACAGCGTCAGCGCCGGCGAGTTCAGAGAGAACAGAG ATGCCAGTAACCGATCATCCAGCAGTGGTTCCCGGAGAGGTTCCTCACCTAATAGGACCCAGGtgaatcaaaatataaacttatatatacatactc CAGATGTGACGAGAACGCGACCCACCAGCTACGAGCGAGATGGCTACCATGAGAATAAGGTGCTCACCATG GCATCACTCAGCGGCAGCGGCGTGGTGACCCACACCGCCCCATCCTATGAAGAACAACGGGCGAGTCCCGCGCTCCTTAGTCGGGGAGCTAGCGGCACGCCCGGCGGCAGGAGCGCCAGGGATGACGGGTACTGCTCCGCTAGCAGCACGCCCAGGGCATTCG ATCACAAATCTACAAAAGGCTCTGTAGTCACATTATCTTGTTAcaaaa AGGAGCCCAAGATCCAAATTGAGGAAGAATGCTTTTTCAACGACACCAACAAAAGGATTAGAGCCAATAGTATCAAAGCAG AGCCAAACGATGGACGAGAGACTTGGGGCACGGGAGCAGATTTCCTCCTCTCCATCATAGGGTTTGCAGTGGACCTGGCCAATGTATGGAGGTTCCCCTACCTCTGCTACAGGAATGGAGGAg GTGCATTCCTGATTCCTTACACCTTGATGCTGATATTCGGAGCCGTCCCCCTCTTCTACATGGAGCTGATCCTCGGCCAGTACAACCGACAGGGGCCCATCACACTGTGGAAAATATGCCCTTTGTTCAAAG gtGTTGGATTTTGCGCAGTAATGGTTGCTTTTTACGTGTCATTTTACTACAATGTTATTATAG GCTGGGCATTCTACTTCCTGTTATCATCTGCGCGATCCGAACTGCCCTGGCTGCACTGCGACAACTCCTGGAACACCGAGGACTGCTGGGACGCGGCCCGGGGCAACGCTACCAACCGCACGGACTCTAAATACCACGGGCCCCTGTCTCATTTCACACCAGCTTCGGAATTCTTTCA CCGCGCAGTCTTAGAGATGCAACACTCTGAAGGTCTGAACGACCTGGGTCTTCCGAAGTGGCAGCTTGCCCTCTGCCTTGGCCTGGTCTACGTGACGCTCTACCTCTCTCTTTTTAAGGGGGTCAAGAGTTCTG GTAAAGTAGTATGGATGACAGCGACCATGCCGTACGTAGTGCTATCCATCCTACTGGCGAGGGGCCTCCTCCTACCAGGGGCTACAAGGGGCATAGCCTACTACTTGCAACCTGAGCTCACCAGGCTTAAGGACACGCAG GTGTGGGTAGACGCAGCCGTCCAGATATTCTACTCGGTCGGAGCTGGGTTCGGAGTTCACCTGTCTTATGCCAGCTACAATACCTTCCATAATAATTGCTACAG AGACTGTTTGGTAACGACGCTGGTGAACTGTTTCACATCATTTTTCTCGGGATTCGTCATTTTCACGTATTTGGGCTTCATGTCTCACAAACAGGGTGTGCCAATATCTTCGGTGGCTACTGAAG GTCCTGGACTTGTATTCCAAGTGTACCCCGAAGCCGTGGCCACGCTACCAGGAGCCAGTTTGTGGGCGATGCTGTTCTTCTTCATGCTGATCATGCTTGGGTTGGATTCGGGA ATGGGTGGCCTCGAATGCGTGATCACGGGCCTCCTGGACCAGGCGCGGTCGTGCGGCGCGCACTGGCTGCGCCGCGAGCACTTCACGCTGTTCGTCGTCTGCGTGTCCTTCTGTGTCGCCTGCATCAATGTCACACCG gGCGGCATTTACATGTTCCATCTGCTGGATACATACGCCGCTGGCATATCACTACTCTGCTCCGCACTCTTTGAGGCTGTTGCTGTCTCCTGGTTTTACG gatTGAAGAGGTTTTCGGACGATGTAGAGGAGATGCTCGGCTTCAGACCAGGGATCTATTGGAGGATATGCTGGAAGTTCGTCAGtcccatttttattatt GGCGTGGTAGTATTCGGTCTTCTTTACCAGCAACCGCTACAATACCAACAGTACACGTACCCGCCGTGGGCCGTCGTGCTGGGTTGGGGTTTAGCCTGCTCTTCGATCCTCATGATACCCATCGTGGGTATTTACAAGTTTGTTACCACGCCGGGAACTTGTCGACAG cGCATTGCCTGCTGCATATCTCCTGAGTCAGAACACGAAGCGATCCGGGGCGGAGCGCCAGTCAGCCGGTTCACATGGAAACACTGGCTTTATGTCTAA